The DNA segment TCTCCTCAGATCGACCATTCCGATCTCACCCTGGCAGAGGGTCTCATGGACCACCGCAATGCTCATGATGCGCGAAATGCTGTCGCTTAAGGCCTGCTCGGCGGATGTGCCTTCGAGACGCCTGATCTGGAGACGCAGGATGCTTGCCACATTTTGAAGATTATTCTTCACCCGGTGATGGATCTCTTTCAGGAACGTCGTATTTTTCTGAAGGTAACGGTTCTCGATGAACACCCCGAGCTGGCTGGTGATACCGGCCAGGAACTCCATGCTTTCTTCGATCTCGTCACACTGGAATGGCGATTTCCGCTCTTTTCTCCAAAAAAGATTCATTATCCCCCGCATCTGTCCCTTGTAGGCAATGGGCAGGGAGACAAAACCTTTCGCAAAAGCGGCAGGCACATCCACGGGAGACCCTTCCCGGGGGGGATCGAAGACGGAGATGGGCCGGCAATTCTCTATCTGCCATCTGGCAAGCCTCTCGTCGGCCTCCGCGCTTTTGAGCCCGGGCCGGGAGGCGCCTTCCACGGAAGAGGCTTCCTTTATGAGAAACTGGTGTGTGGGGTCTATGAGCCAGAGGCTTGCAGTCGAAAGCCCGAGAATTCTCCTCACATGCCTCATGATATTCCTGAGTTTGGTATTTGCAGTGATGGACCTGGAGATCTCATGGCTCAGGTGGTTCAGGATCTCGAGCTGCATGAGCTTATTCATGAGCCGCCTGTCTATCTCTATCCTGTGAAGACCCCTCGCCGTGAGCCTTCCTATCGTCCTGGCGAGCACCATATCCTCTTCATCGAGGAGTACGACGGAAGGCTTCTTTCTCAGGAGCAGGAGACCGAAACGCCTGCCGTGGCTGTCGAGGAAGATGGGGGTATACCCCGGAGGGGTAGCCTTTCCCTCTATTTCGGGCGGGAACCCATGGGGATTTTTTGAGCCCGCGAGGCTAAAATCCTTCGACCCGTCTCCGGATAAGTAGAATTTCCAGTCCCCCCAGGGAAAGAGGCTGCTCAATTTGTCCGACAACTGGGAGAGGAGCCGAAGGGGATCGTCTTCCTCCTGTATGATGCTGTTGATCTTGCTCATGACCTTCATCTGGGTCTCTTTTTTATTGAGGCGGGACGTGAAGTCATGGTAGATCCGCTTCCCCTTGTACATGAGGGCAGTGACGGGGTTAAGCTCGTCGGAAAAGACCAGTGCCGAGACGGATTGATTCGAATAGACGGGAAGGCCGTCCTCGGAAACCCCCTGCTCTCCGAAGGTATAGCATCCGCACACCGGAGGCTTCGCTTTTCTGTAGATAAGGTCCACTTCCCTCGACCCGTTGGCGCCCATGAGACGCTTCCTCAAGGCGCAGGAAAGGATCATGGTAAAACAGGGTTTGCTCAAGCCCCCTTGCCTGAGGGCATTACTATAGGCAGTGAGCCCTGCCCGGACGACATCGTCTCCCGTGGCTTTCATGAGGGTAAGGACCTGGTCGGTCCTCATAACCGGTCCGAACTGGATGGAGCCGTCGGGGACCACGCATTCCGGCACGTGGAGGAGTGAATTGCCATACACGTCGGTGGTGCCGAAGGGAAACTGGCTGAACCAGAGCACCCCGTCCCCCAGACGATCGACGGGCATTTCGAGAAGCTCGGCGCAGACCTCTATGGCCGGACGACCGTCCAGCTCTTCCACGAAATGGCCTGACGCTTTGGTGATAAGGGCGCGCTTGGTGGTAGGGGAGAAGCCGTGGGCCATGCCGAAGCCGAAGAGGATCTCGGCCTCCACGAAAGCCAGGACGATCGCGTCCTTCACCACTGCGTCATTGAAGATCTGCGAGTTCGTCTCGAAATGGAAGTAATCGGCCGAGCTCCCTCCGAAAATGGGGATGCGGTTTACCGAGGCCTTTCGCAATTCCGTGTGGATATCGTGGCTTAACGAGACCTGGGTCTTGGTCGCACCGGGGGAAAAGACGATGACGAAGACCGGAGAAACCCCCGTGCCTTTGGAAGTTGACATGCGGACCATCTGATGAAGGGGATGATCGGCGCTGAAGTAGTCGGTAGCCTCCGCGGCGGCAAGGGCCTGTCTGACCGCTTTCCTGTAATCGAGGCTCACCTCCCTTCCCATCCCTACCCGTACCCTGAGGTGGGGTGAGGCAATAATTGCCACCACCACACTTTTCAAGAGGTGTCCGTTCGCTATCTCCCCTGCCGTAGTCGTGCCGATGAGGGGACAGTCGCCTATGATCTCCCGTACGCCCCTGTGCACTGCCTCGATATCGAGCTCAGGCGAAACGAAAAGGACCGCAAGGCTCGGCGTGAACCGTTGCAGCCCGGAAAGGGCCTCTGCCGCCGCCTCCCTCCCCTTGTCCACGTCCTTGCCGGAAATCCCCTTACCAACTCCGGTTTCAATATAGACACCCATTCTGCCTTCCTCTCGAGATGACGCCCTTCAGGTGTAATACACTTCCGTCGCCTCCTTGTCAATTTATGGAAGCGGTCTGTATGGAAAGGTGCGGGCCCTCCCTTTGCAGGAGGGCCCGCAGCACCGGGCTATGGGGGCTGGAAAAGGTCCGCCCGGCATTGACCTGTTGCGAGGGCTGAAGTCACGAATCCGTTTTTTACGCCTCCACTCTTGCCTCTTCGTTTTTCGGCATGGGCTCGGAAAGAGGCCAGAAGTTGAATAGTCCCGTATAGACGGCGATCACGGGGAAAGTGATGGAGAGAAGGGCCGTGGCAATCCAGAGCTCGTGAAGGTAGAGGGGAGGACCGCTCGGCACTCCGCCGGCAATCAGATAACTGAACCACGTATAGAGGTAATACATCAGCATGGCGAGAAGGATGGAGATGATGATGAGGATGAACCCCTTCGCCGGCTGTTTCATGGTCTGAACCGGCGCGGTCTGCATGAGGAGGAGCATGATGAACTCACCGAAGATCATGCAGATAGGCACCCGCACCGTATAAATGACCGGGTCCATTCCGAAGCCGTTCACGCAGATTGCGCGCAGGATAAAGGCGCATACCAGTATCCACACCGTAGCCATAAAGCCGAAGAGCGGCATCTTTCCCCACGCGGGCGCTCTTGCCGGTATGAGGCTCAGGGGCCAGAAATCGAGCTCGGCCATGGCAAGTATCACCGCCACGGTGCTTACGGCAAAGCCGATCACCACCCACGCGTTCACCGGTCCGCCCGGATCGAGGGCCGCCTTATAGAAGGGCGCTCCCTGGAGGAAGCTGAAGTCCATAAGCGATTTATAGAAGATAATATCGAGGATGTAGACAAGGATCAGGGTGCCGAAGCCTACGAAGGCCGGATGGGGGTGAATGGCGCTCATGGGCCAGCACTGCCACACGATCACCAGCCACAGGCTGAGCACCACCGAAAGAATGGTGAAAAATATGACGAAAGGCGTGGGCGGGGCCACAAAGCCGCCTATGGTGAAATGGGACAGAGAGGCCACGATAGTGCCTATAAAGAACGTGAAGAGAAGGAGATAGACCCCCTTCAGAGGCTGCTCCATTTTCGCCGCGGGCGGCGGATAGTTATGCTGCCATGCGAGCCCCACGATCACCTGGATAGGGATGACCGTCATGGCGAGGTAGCCGACCCAGGTGAGGAATGTATCCGTTTTAAACCATGCGATTATCCCCAGGGAAAAAACAAAGACAATGATTGTCGCCAGTATCCCCA comes from the Syntrophorhabdaceae bacterium genome and includes:
- a CDS encoding FIST N-terminal domain-containing protein, translated to MGVYIETGVGKGISGKDVDKGREAAAEALSGLQRFTPSLAVLFVSPELDIEAVHRGVREIIGDCPLIGTTTAGEIANGHLLKSVVVAIIASPHLRVRVGMGREVSLDYRKAVRQALAAAEATDYFSADHPLHQMVRMSTSKGTGVSPVFVIVFSPGATKTQVSLSHDIHTELRKASVNRIPIFGGSSADYFHFETNSQIFNDAVVKDAIVLAFVEAEILFGFGMAHGFSPTTKRALITKASGHFVEELDGRPAIEVCAELLEMPVDRLGDGVLWFSQFPFGTTDVYGNSLLHVPECVVPDGSIQFGPVMRTDQVLTLMKATGDDVVRAGLTAYSNALRQGGLSKPCFTMILSCALRKRLMGANGSREVDLIYRKAKPPVCGCYTFGEQGVSEDGLPVYSNQSVSALVFSDELNPVTALMYKGKRIYHDFTSRLNKKETQMKVMSKINSIIQEEDDPLRLLSQLSDKLSSLFPWGDWKFYLSGDGSKDFSLAGSKNPHGFPPEIEGKATPPGYTPIFLDSHGRRFGLLLLRKKPSVVLLDEEDMVLARTIGRLTARGLHRIEIDRRLMNKLMQLEILNHLSHEISRSITANTKLRNIMRHVRRILGLSTASLWLIDPTHQFLIKEASSVEGASRPGLKSAEADERLARWQIENCRPISVFDPPREGSPVDVPAAFAKGFVSLPIAYKGQMRGIMNLFWRKERKSPFQCDEIEESMEFLAGITSQLGVFIENRYLQKNTTFLKEIHHRVKNNLQNVASILRLQIRRLEGTSAEQALSDSISRIMSIAVVHETLCQGEIGMVDLRRLIDNVCELCLSGHVEPTVEAVLSGPSCMIPSREATSLALIVNELIQNVVRHGYKGRTDGSLAITLGQAAHHVVVTIEDQGAGLPDGFDTGKDGNLGLTIVRTLVKDDLRGRFQLNGKGGTTARIMFPLPKNYYNLNA